A single Bacillus sp. OxB-1 DNA region contains:
- a CDS encoding YjcZ family sporulation protein has protein sequence MSEAVGGYVGGFTLIVVLFILLIIVGASYWGGGYY, from the coding sequence ATGTCGGAAGCTGTTGGTGGATACGTAGGAGGATTTACTTTGATTGTTGTATTGTTCATTTTATTAATTATTGTCGGTGCCTCATATTGGGGCGGAGGGTATTATTAA
- a CDS encoding MarR family winged helix-turn-helix transcriptional regulator codes for MIEDEIRELLDDISAKKRRSYSEMLRQLDLHIGQDQLLCRLWNEDGITQSQLSERLNCEPPTVANTVKALESYGLIYRQRDPSDGRINRVYLSPKGQNMKGPIEAVWRKQQDKLLEGMSSQELATLKKLLKKMAENLS; via the coding sequence TTGATTGAGGATGAAATTCGGGAACTTCTCGATGACATATCCGCCAAAAAGCGCAGAAGTTATTCGGAAATGTTGCGTCAATTGGATCTTCATATCGGCCAAGATCAGCTATTATGCCGGTTATGGAACGAGGACGGCATTACACAGAGCCAGTTGAGTGAACGGTTGAATTGTGAACCGCCCACTGTTGCGAATACGGTCAAGGCATTAGAAAGTTACGGTTTGATTTACCGGCAGCGTGATCCATCCGACGGTAGGATTAACAGAGTGTATTTGTCACCGAAGGGTCAAAATATGAAAGGGCCCATTGAAGCCGTTTGGAGAAAGCAACAGGATAAGTTATTGGAAGGCATGTCTTCTCAGGAACTTGCAACATTGAAAAAACTTTTGAAAAAGATGGCTGAGAATTTATCGTAG
- a CDS encoding DUF2268 domain-containing protein translates to MGVVNTNDWLTESDGNPIDLCKKLSSFFPDASVSDIYHHLLTFGMYPSAEEGRKMSEKLEENNVWTIAQHEFEQLQQLWQGPDVPIFIFPSDSDNELLMREFNGKSGLAFQDKLFLFIAPHNTESEILALLTHEYNHVCRLTKYPKREEEYVLLDTIIMEGLAEMAVQERLGEGANPAWLSLYADEVLEKLWIELVYPEKDQAKMTATHQEVLYGLGSYPKMAGYCVGYYLVRTFLNGKALHTADLFTYSSSRIAQLPT, encoded by the coding sequence ATGGGTGTGGTCAACACAAACGACTGGCTGACGGAATCGGACGGAAATCCCATCGACCTATGCAAGAAACTGTCATCCTTCTTCCCCGACGCTTCCGTTTCGGATATTTATCATCATTTATTGACATTCGGTATGTATCCTTCGGCGGAGGAGGGAAGGAAGATGAGTGAAAAGCTTGAGGAAAATAATGTCTGGACCATCGCCCAACATGAATTCGAGCAGCTGCAACAGCTATGGCAAGGTCCCGACGTCCCCATCTTCATTTTCCCGTCGGATTCAGACAATGAATTACTGATGCGCGAGTTCAACGGAAAATCGGGGCTCGCCTTTCAGGATAAGTTGTTTTTGTTCATCGCCCCTCATAATACGGAATCAGAAATACTGGCATTATTGACACATGAATACAACCATGTCTGCCGATTGACAAAATACCCGAAAAGGGAAGAGGAGTATGTATTACTGGATACGATCATCATGGAAGGGCTGGCCGAAATGGCTGTCCAGGAAAGGCTAGGGGAAGGCGCAAATCCCGCCTGGCTTTCATTGTATGCCGACGAGGTGTTGGAGAAGTTGTGGATAGAGCTGGTATATCCCGAGAAGGATCAAGCAAAAATGACAGCGACCCATCAAGAGGTGCTATACGGCTTAGGCTCCTATCCTAAAATGGCCGGCTATTGTGTGGGCTATTATTTAGTCCGCACCTTTTTGAACGGCAAGGCGTTGCATACTGCTGATCTGTTCACTTATTCATCTTCCCGTATAGCCCAACTGCCCACTTAA
- the fni gene encoding type 2 isopentenyl-diphosphate Delta-isomerase gives MTDSIQQRKSEHITISLNEKVTGDSISTGFDSLSFIHNALPEIDFDEISIETEFLGHLCSTPFLISSMTGGTAFAETINRNLAEAAEERGWVMALGSTRALLDKEAHHASFEVRKYAPNVPIITNLGAVQLNYEFGIEECRKIIEMTDANLLVLHLNSIQEVIQPNGNTNFAGLLGKIEQLCGALDVPVGIKEVGWGIDGKTARKLCDAGIAFIDVAGAGGTSWSQVEKFRSGDPVKKEAAEAFSEWGIPTVQSIRSVHASIDEQPIIASGGLRTGLDAAKAIALGADMAGFGRSLLKEATESTEDVLRVLETRELELKMAMFGIGVSSIEALKETPRLIERN, from the coding sequence TTGACTGATTCGATTCAACAGCGAAAATCCGAGCACATCACGATTTCATTAAATGAAAAAGTGACGGGAGATTCCATCTCCACCGGTTTTGATTCGCTCTCTTTTATTCATAATGCGCTTCCGGAAATCGATTTTGATGAAATTTCCATTGAAACCGAATTTCTGGGTCATCTATGCAGCACCCCGTTCCTCATCAGTTCCATGACCGGGGGAACGGCATTCGCGGAGACGATCAATCGGAATCTTGCTGAAGCTGCCGAGGAGCGGGGATGGGTGATGGCACTCGGATCGACGAGGGCACTCCTCGACAAAGAGGCGCATCACGCCTCGTTTGAAGTGAGGAAGTATGCCCCGAATGTTCCAATCATCACGAACTTGGGCGCGGTTCAACTGAATTATGAATTCGGCATCGAGGAATGCCGGAAGATTATCGAGATGACGGATGCGAATCTGCTCGTCCTTCATTTGAACAGCATCCAAGAAGTCATTCAGCCAAACGGAAACACGAATTTTGCAGGCCTACTGGGGAAGATCGAGCAACTGTGCGGCGCGTTGGATGTTCCGGTTGGCATCAAAGAAGTCGGCTGGGGAATTGACGGGAAGACGGCGAGGAAGCTATGCGATGCGGGAATCGCCTTCATTGACGTGGCGGGGGCCGGCGGAACGTCCTGGAGCCAAGTGGAGAAATTCCGCTCCGGTGATCCGGTCAAGAAGGAGGCGGCCGAAGCGTTCAGCGAATGGGGCATCCCGACGGTTCAAAGCATCCGGTCAGTCCACGCGTCGATCGATGAGCAGCCGATCATCGCGAGCGGTGGATTGCGGACAGGTCTTGACGCCGCCAAAGCGATTGCGCTCGGCGCCGACATGGCGGGATTCGGACGGTCCCTTTTGAAAGAAGCGACCGAAAGTACGGAAGACGTTCTCCGCGTCTTGGAAACGCGTGAATTGGAACTCAAGATGGCGATGTTCGGCATCGGCGTCTCGTCAATAGAAGCATTAAAAGAAACTCCGCGTCTCATAGAACGGAATTGA
- a CDS encoding pyridoxamine kinase: MKKVAVIQDLSSFGKCSLTAAIPVLSVMGVQACPLPTAIFSAQTEYPSYFGEDLTEKMPFFTEEWDKLNANFDGIHTGFITGKEQIAHILRFLDTFYKEDTLLLVDPVMGDIGEAYQNFDEELLAQMKELIKRADVITPNITECCLLTGLSYDRLYRYENENDFFKAIQEAGQQLQRQTGAQIIITGIDPPSSLTDSRLIGNMYIDGDRSVYSSVPFNGKSYSGTGDLFASVIMGSLMRGEKLTQAIGLAETFLTAAIQDTDAEGTPTVAGVNFEKYLRLLLL; encoded by the coding sequence ATGAAAAAAGTCGCGGTCATCCAGGATCTATCATCGTTCGGTAAATGCTCACTCACAGCTGCCATTCCCGTGCTTTCGGTCATGGGTGTCCAGGCATGCCCTTTACCAACCGCCATCTTCTCTGCGCAAACGGAATACCCGAGCTATTTCGGCGAGGACCTTACTGAGAAAATGCCGTTTTTTACGGAGGAATGGGACAAGCTGAATGCAAATTTTGACGGCATCCATACCGGTTTCATTACGGGAAAAGAGCAAATTGCTCATATCCTTCGTTTTTTAGATACGTTTTACAAGGAAGATACCCTGTTGCTTGTCGATCCGGTGATGGGAGATATCGGGGAAGCATATCAAAACTTTGATGAGGAGCTGCTGGCGCAAATGAAGGAACTCATCAAACGGGCCGATGTCATAACACCAAATATAACGGAATGCTGCCTGCTGACCGGATTATCGTATGACAGACTGTACCGCTATGAAAATGAAAACGACTTCTTCAAAGCGATTCAAGAAGCAGGCCAGCAGCTGCAGCGGCAAACAGGCGCCCAGATCATCATTACCGGGATTGATCCGCCGTCCAGCCTGACGGATTCCCGGTTGATCGGCAATATGTATATAGACGGTGACAGATCTGTTTACAGCTCTGTGCCGTTTAACGGGAAAAGCTATTCTGGCACGGGGGATCTATTTGCATCCGTCATCATGGGCAGTCTGATGCGCGGGGAAAAATTGACGCAAGCAATCGGGCTGGCGGAAACATTTTTAACGGCAGCCATTCAGGATACGGACGCGGAAGGAACACCTACCGTGGCGGGGGTGAATTTTGAGAAGTATTTGAGGTTGTTGTTGTTGTGA
- a CDS encoding squalene/phytoene synthase family protein, whose amino-acid sequence MAELAFPKDAMRVLKETSRTFYIPITFLKRELKHSVASAYLIFRAIDEIEDHADLDNDAKYTMLMKVSELFEQQPFNNEEYFRILGSEKAILPDVSVRLEEWVQACPKEAQPIVLDAAREMAWGMAKWAKENWNIQTREDLDDYTYYVAGLVGVMLSDLWALYADEQTDRELAIGYGRGLQAVNILRNEEEDLDERGVNFVPDGWTRAELFKYAEENLAKADEYMKSLHKRSIVLFCRLPLALAHKTLKAMKEGREKMTRAEVEQTVEEIQSE is encoded by the coding sequence ATGGCTGAATTAGCATTTCCGAAAGATGCGATGCGTGTACTTAAAGAGACGAGCCGTACCTTTTATATTCCGATCACCTTTTTAAAAAGGGAGTTGAAACATTCGGTTGCATCCGCTTACTTGATATTCCGTGCAATAGATGAAATTGAAGATCATGCAGACTTGGACAATGATGCCAAATATACTATGTTGATGAAAGTCAGCGAATTATTCGAACAACAACCATTTAATAATGAAGAATATTTCCGGATTCTAGGATCGGAAAAAGCGATCCTGCCTGATGTTTCCGTGCGTTTAGAGGAATGGGTACAAGCCTGCCCGAAGGAGGCGCAGCCGATTGTCCTGGATGCCGCTCGGGAAATGGCATGGGGCATGGCGAAATGGGCAAAGGAAAACTGGAATATCCAGACACGTGAGGATTTGGACGACTATACATATTACGTGGCTGGGCTTGTTGGCGTCATGCTTTCCGATCTCTGGGCGCTTTATGCGGATGAACAAACAGACCGTGAACTGGCGATTGGCTATGGACGCGGGCTTCAGGCTGTAAATATTTTGCGGAATGAAGAGGAAGATTTGGATGAACGCGGTGTCAATTTCGTGCCTGATGGTTGGACCCGTGCGGAGCTGTTCAAATACGCTGAAGAAAACTTGGCAAAAGCGGATGAGTACATGAAGTCTCTCCATAAGAGGAGCATTGTGTTATTCTGCCGTCTGCCCCTTGCCTTGGCCCATAAAACATTGAAGGCCATGAAAGAAGGGCGGGAGAAAATGACGCGCGCGGAAGTGGAACAAACGGTAGAGGAAATACAAAGTGAGTAA
- a CDS encoding SDR family oxidoreductase — protein MKVFVVGANGQIGQHLVQLLKASTEHTVRAMVRKQEQVEAFEKVGVEARLADLEGSVDEIAEAAKGCDAIVFTAGSGGHTGADKTLLIDLDGAAKTIEAAQKIGIQRFIMVSAIHAHRREKWSSIKHYMVAKHHADKILEQSGLTYTIIRPGGLLNEPGTGKVSIAEDLETASIPREDVAQTILAALPMENTFNRSFDLVSGEDAISAALDQL, from the coding sequence ATGAAAGTTTTTGTAGTTGGTGCAAACGGACAGATCGGTCAACATCTTGTCCAGTTACTTAAAGCTAGTACGGAACATACGGTAAGAGCGATGGTTAGAAAACAAGAACAAGTGGAAGCGTTTGAAAAGGTAGGCGTCGAAGCAAGATTAGCCGATTTGGAAGGCAGTGTAGATGAAATAGCGGAAGCTGCCAAAGGTTGTGACGCCATCGTCTTCACGGCGGGATCCGGTGGACATACGGGTGCTGACAAAACACTGTTAATCGATTTGGACGGGGCGGCGAAAACGATAGAAGCTGCACAGAAAATCGGCATTCAGCGTTTTATCATGGTCAGTGCAATCCATGCGCATAGGAGAGAAAAATGGAGCAGCATTAAACATTATATGGTTGCCAAACATCACGCGGACAAAATCCTGGAGCAAAGCGGCTTAACGTATACTATTATCCGCCCGGGTGGATTGTTGAATGAACCAGGCACCGGAAAGGTTTCCATTGCGGAAGATTTAGAAACCGCTTCGATTCCGCGGGAAGATGTAGCACAAACCATCCTGGCTGCTTTGCCAATGGAAAATACGTTTAACCGTTCATTTGACCTTGTGTCGGGAGAAGATGCAATTTCGGCTGCGCTGGATCAGTTATGA
- a CDS encoding LLM class flavin-dependent oxidoreductase produces MRLSILDQAPVTTGNKAADALLKAEELAVLGDQLGYHRMWMAEHHATRDFASSAPEVIAAHLAAKTKNIRIGTGGVMMMHYSPLKLAEVFKTLSAFSPGRIDFGVGRAPGGDQLSIYALSEGRQPMVHNMYEKLDTALQLINDEIPADDLYQKTIATPSEVVLPEAWLLGSTGNSAVQAGVRGVGYSFAQFFNGEMSKPILDAYKKNFKPSAFMEKPQINVSYMVTTAETKEEAEFEAKPQDIWRLLFMRGKLASVLTPEEARDYPLTEMDRMIIQDNRKIHLVGDAKEIATVLQAEQGQYGFDEAMIVSIPHSQEKRLDVYRLLARELFQR; encoded by the coding sequence ATGAGATTAAGTATATTGGACCAAGCCCCGGTTACAACTGGGAATAAGGCGGCGGATGCTTTGCTCAAAGCGGAAGAATTGGCTGTTTTAGGCGATCAGTTAGGCTATCATCGGATGTGGATGGCAGAACACCATGCAACTAGGGATTTTGCAAGTTCCGCTCCGGAAGTGATAGCCGCTCATTTGGCTGCGAAAACGAAAAATATACGGATTGGTACGGGCGGCGTAATGATGATGCATTACTCTCCACTCAAATTGGCCGAGGTGTTTAAAACGTTAAGCGCCTTTTCACCAGGCCGGATTGATTTTGGCGTGGGCCGTGCTCCGGGTGGGGACCAGCTCTCCATCTATGCGCTATCTGAAGGACGTCAGCCGATGGTACACAATATGTATGAAAAATTGGATACGGCTTTGCAGTTGATCAACGATGAAATTCCCGCAGATGACTTGTATCAAAAAACAATCGCGACCCCGTCCGAAGTCGTTTTGCCCGAGGCTTGGCTGTTGGGTTCGACGGGCAATAGCGCTGTGCAAGCGGGGGTAAGAGGGGTCGGCTATTCATTTGCCCAGTTTTTCAACGGCGAAATGTCCAAGCCTATTTTAGATGCCTATAAAAAGAACTTTAAACCTTCCGCCTTCATGGAGAAACCGCAAATCAATGTTTCCTATATGGTGACGACTGCGGAAACAAAAGAAGAAGCGGAATTCGAAGCGAAGCCCCAAGACATTTGGCGTCTGCTATTCATGCGAGGCAAGCTCGCCTCAGTGTTGACACCTGAAGAAGCCCGAGATTATCCGCTGACGGAAATGGACCGCATGATCATCCAAGATAACCGTAAAATCCATTTAGTAGGAGATGCAAAAGAAATCGCGACGGTGCTGCAAGCCGAACAGGGGCAATATGGATTTGATGAAGCGATGATTGTCAGCATCCCCCATTCACAAGAAAAGCGTTTGGATGTGTATCGTTTATTGGCGCGGGAATTGTTCCAAAGGTGA